TAGTTGCAGCATATGCCCCAGAGGGTGTAGAAGTTCAAGTTCGACCTTCTTTAATCTAAGGGGGATTTGATTTGAGAAAATGGTACGCAGTTATTGGTGATCCAATAGAGCATTCAATGTCACCACTTATGCACAATGCATGGATGACACAAGAAAATCGAGATGCTAGTTATATTCCAATTCATGTTTTACCAGAGAATTTAGAACAGTCTGTTGCATCATTGAAAACACTTGGTTGTAGTGGTTGGAATATTACGATTCCACACAAAGAGAAAATTATTCCATATTTAGATGAGCTAGATGAATCAGCTCGCAAAATGGGCGCAGTCAATACGGTTGTAAGACAACAAGATGGATCATATAAAGGATATAATACAGACGGTTTAGGCTTTGTCCGTTCGTTGGAAGAAGTTATAGGTAATGGTCATCGACATAAACATGTATTAATAATAGGGGCTGGTGGAGCTGCTCGAGGAATTGCCTTTGCACTTGTTGCAACAGGCTATACACATATTACGATTACTAACCGCACTGTTTCAAAGGCAAAAGCGATATGTGATGAACTAGACGTTGAAGCAATAGCTTTATCATTGAATGAGGCTGAGGAACAACTAAATCAGTTTGACATTCTTATTCAAACAACATCAGCGGGTTTAAATCATAGTGACTTTGCATTGCCGTTTTCAATGAATCGATTAGCAAGCACTGCAATTGTTGCAGATATTGTGTATAATCCTTTAATGACACCATTTTTAAATGAGGCAAAGAAAAAAGGGGCGACTGTCATCACCGGACTAGGCATGTTCATCCATCAAGGTGCATTAGCTTATAGTTACTGGACAGGGACGTATCCGGAAGCAGAAGTCGTAAAAGACTTATTGCTTGAGCAATTAGGAGGAAATTTATTACATGTTAACAGGTAAACAAAAACGTTTTTTACGTGCTGAAGCACATCATTTACAACCAATATTCCAAGTAGGGAAAGGTGGAGTAAATGAAGAAATGCTTGTGCAAATTAAACAGGCATTAGAAGTACGTGAATTATTAAAAGTACGCATTTTAGACAATTGTGAAGAAGATAAACATGATGTAGCTGAACAATTAGCAGAAGGGACAAATTCAGAACTTGTTCAACTAATCGGTTTAACAGTTGTTTTATATAAACAAGCATCAAAACGTGAACATCGTAAAATTGAATTACCAAAAGTGAAATAAGGATTTGATTAAATGAAAAAAGTAGGTCTTCTAGGTGGTACATTTAATCCTCCACATATGGCACATCTCTTGATGGCGAATGAGGCATATGATGTATTAGGATTAGATGAAGTACGTTTTATGCCGAATGCAGTTCCTCCACATAAAGTGAAGCCAGAGGATGCTTCAGCAAAAGACAGATTGCATATGACAGAACTAGCTATTCAGTCGATCCCTTATTTTAAAATAGAACCGTATGAAATTGAGCGTGGAGGAGTATCTTATTCATATGATACTTTACGAGGGTTAACTTCTCTCGAGCCTGATACACAGTTCTATTTCATTATTGGTGGCGATATGATTGATATGCTAGATGAATGGTATCATATACAAGAGCTTACAGAGTTAGTCCGATTTGTTGGTGTTCATCGACCTGGCACTGCAGGCGTGACAAAACTCCCAGTACAGCTTATAGAAGCACCACTTATGGATCTATCTTCTACGATGATTCGCAAACGATTAAAAGAAGGACGAACTGTGACATTTTTAGTGCCGACAGCCGTTGAACAGTATATACGAGAGGAAGGTTTATATGGAACGCGATGAATTATTATTATCGATGAAAGACCGTATGCCTGAAAAGCGTTATATCCATACAATTGGTGTGACGGATACAGCCATAAAACTTGCAAAACGGTTTGGAGAGGATCCTAAAAAAGCAGAAATAGCAGCTATTTTGCATGATTCATGTAAATATGCAGACCGTGACTGGATGAGACGAATAATCATTGAACAACAAATGGATCCAACATTGCTTCAATATCATCATGAACTATGGCATGGTCCTGTAGGTGCTTATGTGGCTAAAACAGACTTTCATGTAACAGATGAGGATGTATTAAATGCGATTCGTTACCATACTACAGGACGAGTAGGTCAAAGTAATTTGGAAAAAATCGTGTATATAGCGGATATGATTGAACCAAATCGGAAATTTTCTGGGGTAGATGAACTGCGAAAAGCATCCGAAGAATTACAATTACATGATTTGATGATTAAATGTATAGCGCATTCTATATCATTTCTAATGAGTAAACATCAACCAGTGTTCCCTGATTCATTTGAATGCTATAACGATTTATTGTTGCAAAAGAAAGGACAAGTGAAAGAATGACAAATACACTATTAGATATCGCTTTTAAAGCAGCAGACGACAAACGTGCAGAAGATATTGTCGTACTTAATATGCAAGGAATCTCATTGTTAGCAGATTATTTCCTGATTTGCCATGGTAATTCAGATCGTCAAACACAGGCAATTGCTCGTGAAATTGCAGACGCAGCTCATAAGGCTGGCTATGAAGTTAAACGAATAGAAGGATTTGATTCTGCTCGCTGGATTCTAGTTGACCTTGGAGATGTAGTTTGTCATGTCTTCCATAAGGATGAACGCCAATATTATAATTTAGAACGTTTATGGGGCGATGCACCCGAAAAATTCATAGCTGTGGATGCTGAATGAGTAGCTACGGTCGATTTGCAGAAGTATATGACGCATTAATGACTGATATACCATATGATCAATATATCCAATGGGTAGCAAAATTTGCACCCTCTACAGAATATAAAAAGCTATTAGATATTGGATGCGGTACAGGTACAATGGCTGCTGGTTTTGTAAAGTTAGGTTATGAAGTTAGTGGTCTGGATTTATCAGAGGAAATGCTCGCAATCGCAGCAGAGCGTCTAATGGTAGAAGGGATAAATGTGCCATTATACTGTATGTCAATGGATGAGCTAGCTGGATTTGTAAATCTTGATGTTGTGACAATTCCCATCGATTCAATTAATTATTTGCAAAATCAAGAGGAAGTACAAGAAACATTGTCTAGAATTTATCAATCATTGAGATCTGGTGGACAGTTATTTTTTGATGCGCATTCTTTATATAAAATGGATGAAATCTTTATGGATTCACCATTTACATATGATGATGGAGAGGTCACCTATTTATGGATGACAGAAGCTGGTGAAGCACCTCATTCTGTTCATCATGAGATGCTGTTTTATGTTCAACAGAAAAATCGTTTATTTGAACGTTTTGAAGAATATCATTATCAAAGAACATATGATATAGACACTTATATAAAAATGCTTCAACAAGCAGGTTTTAGTGAAATAACTGTAACAGCAGATTTTGTAGAAGAGGCACCGACTGAAGAATCTGAAAGAATTTTCTTCCGTGCTAAAAAATAGCTTTTCAAATATTGGAAAATACTTTATATTGGAATTAGCTTCGTATAAACGGTCTTCTGAAAAGAAAGGATGTGCGAGCTAATTCCTTCTTTTTTGAAGAAAAATGGCAAAAAGTATGGCATCCCCATTGCAATACTTATTTTTTGTATTAATTTTTTTTATTTCTCCAAACAATCGTCCAAACCCCCACAGGACGAGCTTTTCTCTACAATTCAAACAGACAAACAATCTAATATGGAAGAGGCAAACGCAAAAGTCGAATCTCAGCCAAAAGATACAGCCGAACAAGAAGTTATTGCAATGACTTCTATTATAGTAGATGTAAAGGGAGCGGTTAAAAACCCTGGAGTCTACAAATTGAATGCAGATAGTCGTGTTATTGATGCAATTCTTCTCGCAGGAGGCTATGCCAAGAATGCTCAATCGCGTCAAATTAATCATGCACAAAAATTGCAAGATGAAATGGTCATCTATGTTCCACAAAAAGGCGAAGAAGTAGAAGAAATTCTAGCGGTCGCATCGTCTCAAGAAACATCATCCGTACCGACTACTCAAGGTGGAGTTACGGATACAGCAAAATCAGATTTAGTTAATCTTAATACTGCAGACGAATCTATTCTTACAACCCTTAACGGAGTGGGACCAGCTAAAGCAAAAGCAATTATTGCCTATCGGACAGAAAACGGATCTTTTAAATCTATTGAAGACTTAAAAAATGTAACAGGGATTGGTGATAAAACATTTGAATCTTTAAAAGATTCAATAACAGTTCAGTAAAATGAATTGATAATTAATTATATTGACTGTTGAAAAAGATGAAGTCTATAACTAAACTGAAAGAAGAGATCTATTCAGGAGGCATTTATATGGAGCGTATTACTTGGAACCAATTTTTCATGGCGCAAAGCCATTTACTAGCATTGAGAAGTACTTGTACAAGACTATCAGTAGGTGCAACAATTGTTCGTGACAAACGTATTATTGCTGGGGGATACAATGGTTCAATTTCTGGTGATGATCACTGTATTGATAAGGGCTGTTATGTAGTCGATAACCATTGTGTTCGTACTGTACATGCGGAAGTAAATGCATTGTTACAATGTGCAAAATATGGTACACCAA
This window of the Rummeliibacillus pycnus genome carries:
- the aroE gene encoding shikimate dehydrogenase, with protein sequence MRKWYAVIGDPIEHSMSPLMHNAWMTQENRDASYIPIHVLPENLEQSVASLKTLGCSGWNITIPHKEKIIPYLDELDESARKMGAVNTVVRQQDGSYKGYNTDGLGFVRSLEEVIGNGHRHKHVLIIGAGGAARGIAFALVATGYTHITITNRTVSKAKAICDELDVEAIALSLNEAEEQLNQFDILIQTTSAGLNHSDFALPFSMNRLASTAIVADIVYNPLMTPFLNEAKKKGATVITGLGMFIHQGALAYSYWTGTYPEAEVVKDLLLEQLGGNLLHVNR
- the yhbY gene encoding ribosome assembly RNA-binding protein YhbY; amino-acid sequence: MLTGKQKRFLRAEAHHLQPIFQVGKGGVNEEMLVQIKQALEVRELLKVRILDNCEEDKHDVAEQLAEGTNSELVQLIGLTVVLYKQASKREHRKIELPKVK
- a CDS encoding nicotinate-nucleotide adenylyltransferase; translation: MKKVGLLGGTFNPPHMAHLLMANEAYDVLGLDEVRFMPNAVPPHKVKPEDASAKDRLHMTELAIQSIPYFKIEPYEIERGGVSYSYDTLRGLTSLEPDTQFYFIIGGDMIDMLDEWYHIQELTELVRFVGVHRPGTAGVTKLPVQLIEAPLMDLSSTMIRKRLKEGRTVTFLVPTAVEQYIREEGLYGTR
- the yqeK gene encoding bis(5'-nucleosyl)-tetraphosphatase (symmetrical) YqeK codes for the protein MERDELLLSMKDRMPEKRYIHTIGVTDTAIKLAKRFGEDPKKAEIAAILHDSCKYADRDWMRRIIIEQQMDPTLLQYHHELWHGPVGAYVAKTDFHVTDEDVLNAIRYHTTGRVGQSNLEKIVYIADMIEPNRKFSGVDELRKASEELQLHDLMIKCIAHSISFLMSKHQPVFPDSFECYNDLLLQKKGQVKE
- the rsfS gene encoding ribosome silencing factor — its product is MTNTLLDIAFKAADDKRAEDIVVLNMQGISLLADYFLICHGNSDRQTQAIAREIADAAHKAGYEVKRIEGFDSARWILVDLGDVVCHVFHKDERQYYNLERLWGDAPEKFIAVDAE
- a CDS encoding class I SAM-dependent DNA methyltransferase gives rise to the protein MSSYGRFAEVYDALMTDIPYDQYIQWVAKFAPSTEYKKLLDIGCGTGTMAAGFVKLGYEVSGLDLSEEMLAIAAERLMVEGINVPLYCMSMDELAGFVNLDVVTIPIDSINYLQNQEEVQETLSRIYQSLRSGGQLFFDAHSLYKMDEIFMDSPFTYDDGEVTYLWMTEAGEAPHSVHHEMLFYVQQKNRLFERFEEYHYQRTYDIDTYIKMLQQAGFSEITVTADFVEEAPTEESERIFFRAKK
- a CDS encoding helix-hairpin-helix domain-containing protein; this encodes MEEANAKVESQPKDTAEQEVIAMTSIIVDVKGAVKNPGVYKLNADSRVIDAILLAGGYAKNAQSRQINHAQKLQDEMVIYVPQKGEEVEEILAVASSQETSSVPTTQGGVTDTAKSDLVNLNTADESILTTLNGVGPAKAKAIIAYRTENGSFKSIEDLKNVTGIGDKTFESLKDSITVQ